In Cystobacter ferrugineus, the DNA window ATGACCAGACTACTGGGAGTCTGGCTCGGAGCGGTGATGGGCGCGGGCTGCGGTCAGCCCACGGTCGAGTCGGGGGATCAAGCGCAGCTTGGCGCTCCTCTGCGGGCCGCGCAGTCAGCCCGTCTCGCGGGGAGCGAAACTCGTTCTCTGGCATTGCGCCCAAATGGCATCGTCTGGGGCACGGACTCCAACTCGAACTCGGCGCCGGTGCCGGAGCTGATCGGAGCGGTCGCCGTGGCCGATGGCGAAGCGCATTCGCTGGCGTTGCGTTATGATGGCACCGTGTGGTCCTGGGGCAGCAACGGCTACGGCGCGCTGGGGGATGGCACGCTGATCGACAGCGCGGTGCCGGTGCAAGCGCAGGGGTTGGACGGGGTGGTGGCCGTGGCCGCGGGCTCCTTCTATTCGCTGGCGGTGCGTTATGATGGCACCGTGTGGGCCTGGGGCTACAACGCCTACGGTCAGCTGGGAGATGGCACGACGGACGAGCGCTTCGTGCCGGTGCAGGTGCAGGGGTTGGACGGGGTGGTGGCCGTGGCCGCGAACTACAGCCATTCGCTGGCGTTGCGCTCGGACGGCACCGTGTGGGCGTGGGGCGACAACTCTTCCGGACAGTTGGGAGATGGCACCACGAGCAGCCGCTCGGTGCCGGTGCCAGTGCCGTGGTTGAACGGCGGGGTGGTGGCCGTGGCCGCGGGCGTCTCGCATTCGCTGGCGGTGCGCTCGGACGGCTCCGTGTGGACCTGGGGCGCCAATTATCGAGGCCAGCTGGGAGATGGCACCACGAGCAGCCGCTCGGTGCCGGGGCGGGTGCAAGGGGTTGGCGGGGTGG includes these proteins:
- a CDS encoding RCC1 domain-containing protein; amino-acid sequence: MRPNGIVWGTDSNSNSAPVPELIGAVAVADGEAHSLALRYDGTVWSWGSNGYGALGDGTLIDSAVPVQAQGLDGVVAVAAGSFYSLAVRYDGTVWAWGYNAYGQLGDGTTDERFVPVQVQGLDGVVAVAANYSHSLALRSDGTVWAWGDNSSGQLGDGTTSSRSVPVPVPWLNGGVVAVAAGVSHSLAVRSDGSVWTWGANYRGQLGDGTTSSRSVPGRVQGVGGVVAVAAGVSHSLAVRSDGSVWAWGANYRGQLGDGTTSERSVPGQVQGLSGVVAVGAGFNHSLAVSSDGTAWAWGDNSYGQLGVGGATSYSTTAIPSSLY